A region from the Variovorax sp. V93 genome encodes:
- the otnI gene encoding 2-oxo-tetronate isomerase, with protein MPQFAANLSMLYPELDFLDRFEAAAKDGFKAVEYLFPYPYERRQIAARLKDNGLQQVLFNAPPGDWDRGERGLACLPGRDAEFREGMTTAIDYAVALGCPRIHVMAGLVPEGLEREAVQPVYIDNLRWAAAEAAKAGRDVLIEPINTRDIPRFFLNRQDHAHEIVDMVGAPNLKVQMDLYHCQIVEGDVAMKIRKYLPTGRVGHIQIAGVPERHEPDIGEQNYPYLFDLIDDVSAQCGWQGWVGCEYRPQRGSEPGGTSAGLGWLRALRQRA; from the coding sequence ATGCCCCAATTCGCCGCCAACCTCTCGATGCTCTATCCGGAGCTCGACTTCCTCGACCGCTTCGAAGCCGCCGCGAAGGACGGCTTCAAGGCCGTCGAGTATCTTTTTCCCTATCCCTACGAGCGCCGCCAGATCGCGGCCCGCCTGAAGGACAACGGCCTGCAGCAGGTGCTCTTCAACGCCCCGCCGGGCGACTGGGACCGCGGCGAGCGCGGCCTGGCCTGCCTGCCGGGCCGCGACGCCGAATTCCGCGAGGGCATGACCACGGCCATCGACTATGCGGTGGCGCTCGGCTGCCCGCGCATCCACGTCATGGCCGGCCTGGTGCCCGAAGGCCTGGAGCGCGAGGCCGTGCAGCCCGTGTACATCGACAACCTGCGCTGGGCCGCGGCCGAGGCGGCCAAGGCCGGGCGCGACGTGCTGATCGAGCCGATCAACACGCGCGACATTCCGCGCTTCTTCCTGAACCGGCAGGACCATGCGCACGAGATCGTCGACATGGTGGGCGCGCCCAACCTCAAGGTGCAGATGGACCTGTACCACTGCCAGATCGTCGAGGGCGACGTGGCCATGAAGATCCGCAAGTACCTGCCCACCGGGCGCGTGGGCCACATCCAGATTGCCGGCGTGCCCGAGCGCCATGAGCCCGACATCGGCGAGCAGAACTATCCCTACCTGTTCGACCTGATCGACGACGTGTCGGCGCAGTGCGGCTGGCAGGGCTGGGTCGGCTGCGAGTACCGGCCCCAGCGCGGTTCGGAACCCGGCGGCACCTCGGCCGGACTGGGCTGGCTGCGGGCGCTGCGACAGCGCGCATGA
- a CDS encoding aldolase, producing MTENQAREEICRVGRSLFERGYVHATAGNISVRLDDGFLITPTDACLGFLDPARLARLDAQGQQTGGDRASKTIALHTRIYAAARRFDANTACVIHTHSTHCVALTLANTPGDELLPALTPYFVMKVGHVPLIPYHRPGAPEAAELVAQAIERHGAAGTPVRAVMLERLGPNVWHESPAAAMAVLEELEETAKLRLLAGTARPEPLGNEQIDELRRTFGARW from the coding sequence ATGACCGAGAACCAAGCCCGCGAAGAAATCTGCCGCGTCGGCCGCAGCCTGTTCGAGCGCGGCTACGTGCATGCCACCGCGGGCAACATCAGCGTGCGGCTGGACGATGGCTTCCTCATCACGCCGACCGATGCCTGCCTGGGCTTTCTCGATCCGGCACGCCTGGCAAGACTCGATGCGCAGGGCCAGCAGACCGGCGGCGACCGCGCCAGCAAGACCATTGCGCTGCACACCCGCATCTACGCCGCGGCGCGCAGGTTCGATGCCAACACGGCCTGCGTGATCCACACGCACAGCACGCACTGCGTCGCGCTCACGCTGGCGAACACGCCGGGCGACGAACTGCTGCCCGCGCTCACGCCGTATTTCGTGATGAAGGTCGGCCACGTGCCGCTCATTCCGTACCACCGCCCCGGCGCGCCCGAAGCGGCCGAACTCGTGGCGCAGGCCATCGAGCGCCATGGCGCGGCCGGCACGCCGGTTCGCGCCGTGATGCTCGAACGCCTCGGTCCCAATGTCTGGCACGAGAGCCCGGCCGCCGCGATGGCCGTGCTGGAGGAGCTCGAGGAAACCGCCAAGCTCCGGCTGCTCGCCGGCACCGCCAGGCCCGAGCCGCTCGGCAACGAACAGATCGATGAACTGCGCCGCACCTTCGGCGCGCGCTGGTAG
- the otnK gene encoding 3-oxo-tetronate kinase, producing the protein MAKLLLGCIADDFTGATDLANNLVRAGMRVVQAIGVPATPLAADVDAVVVALKSRTIAPAEAIAQSLEALRWLQAQGAQQIYFKYCSTFDSTPQGNIGPVTEALMEAMQCDFTIATPAFPDNKRTVFKGYLFAGDVLLNESGMQNHPLTPMTDPNLVRVLQAQCTRKVGLIDHAVVARGAAAVTERIEQLKGEGVSIAIVDAVSNDDLLRLGPALAKMPLLTAGSGVAIGLPANFGLAPSSQASALPTAAGLRAVVSGSCSLATNRQVLDFIQRGGAALAVDPLRIAAGVDVVAEALAWAAPLIGRQPVLVYSTAEAGAVKSVQGRLGVEEAGAMVERTIAAVARGLVERGVRQLVVAGGETSGACVQALGIAQMQIGPQIDPGVPWCHARTDVAEGLPVHIALKSGNFGGDDFFTKAFTVLA; encoded by the coding sequence ATGGCGAAGCTTCTGCTCGGCTGCATCGCCGACGATTTCACCGGCGCCACCGACCTCGCCAACAACCTCGTGCGCGCCGGCATGCGCGTGGTGCAGGCGATCGGCGTGCCGGCCACGCCGCTGGCCGCCGACGTCGATGCGGTGGTCGTCGCACTCAAGTCGCGCACCATCGCGCCGGCCGAGGCCATTGCACAGTCGCTCGAGGCACTGCGCTGGCTGCAGGCGCAGGGCGCGCAACAGATCTACTTCAAGTACTGCTCCACCTTCGACAGCACGCCGCAGGGCAACATCGGCCCCGTGACCGAGGCGTTGATGGAAGCGATGCAATGCGACTTCACCATCGCCACGCCCGCCTTCCCCGACAACAAGCGCACCGTGTTCAAGGGCTACCTGTTCGCGGGCGATGTGCTGCTCAACGAGAGCGGCATGCAGAACCATCCGCTCACGCCCATGACCGATCCGAACCTCGTGCGGGTGCTGCAGGCGCAGTGCACGCGCAAGGTAGGGTTGATCGACCATGCGGTGGTGGCGCGCGGCGCGGCGGCCGTCACCGAACGCATCGAGCAGCTGAAAGGCGAGGGCGTGTCGATCGCCATCGTCGATGCCGTGTCGAACGACGACCTGCTGCGCCTTGGCCCGGCGCTCGCGAAGATGCCGCTGCTCACCGCGGGCTCGGGCGTGGCCATCGGGCTGCCGGCCAACTTCGGCCTGGCGCCGTCGTCGCAGGCCAGTGCGCTGCCGACGGCCGCCGGACTGCGCGCCGTGGTGTCGGGCAGCTGCTCGCTCGCCACCAACCGGCAGGTGCTCGACTTCATCCAGCGCGGCGGCGCGGCGCTGGCCGTCGATCCGCTTCGCATTGCCGCAGGCGTGGACGTCGTGGCCGAAGCGCTGGCCTGGGCCGCGCCGCTGATCGGCAGGCAGCCGGTGCTGGTGTATTCCACCGCCGAGGCCGGCGCCGTGAAATCGGTGCAGGGCAGGCTCGGGGTCGAGGAAGCCGGCGCGATGGTCGAGCGCACCATTGCCGCCGTTGCGCGCGGCCTGGTCGAGCGGGGGGTGCGCCAGCTGGTGGTGGCGGGCGGCGAGACCTCGGGTGCCTGCGTGCAGGCGCTGGGCATCGCGCAAATGCAGATCGGTCCGCAGATCGACCCCGGGGTGCCGTGGTGCCATGCGCGCACCGACGTTGCGGAAGGCCTGCCGGTGCACATCGCGCTGAAGTCGGGCAACTTCGGGGGGGACGATTTCTTCACCAAGGCCTTTACAGTGCTGGCATGA
- the denD gene encoding D-erythronate dehydrogenase, giving the protein MNILITGGCGFLGARLARTLLAGGPLALAGGTAQPISRITLADRVAPPADLQADARVQFVQGDLYEQAANGTLPLAGTHAVFHLAAAVSGECEADFDLGMRSNLDTTRALLDACRRAGHAPVFVFSSSVAVFGDSPEQRLPAVIEDTTLPTPQNSYGIQKFIGEQLVADFTRKGFVQGRNVRLMTVSVRPGRPNGAASSFLSGMLREPLAGERARCPVAPETAVALASPGNTVAGIVRAATASAAEWGARTAVNLPALTTTVREMAGALERIAGKDATGLIDWEPDAAIAKIVTSWPSRIHAARAEALGLQADASFDAILRDYVRENPQAVKLPVKG; this is encoded by the coding sequence ATGAACATCCTCATCACCGGCGGCTGCGGTTTTCTCGGCGCGCGGCTCGCCCGCACGCTGCTCGCAGGCGGCCCGCTGGCGCTGGCCGGCGGCACGGCACAGCCGATCTCCCGCATCACCCTGGCGGACCGCGTGGCGCCGCCCGCCGACCTGCAGGCCGATGCCCGCGTGCAGTTCGTGCAGGGCGACCTGTACGAGCAGGCCGCCAATGGCACGCTGCCGCTGGCCGGCACCCACGCCGTGTTCCACCTGGCCGCGGCCGTGAGCGGCGAATGCGAGGCCGACTTCGACCTGGGCATGCGCAGCAATCTCGACACCACGCGCGCCCTGCTCGACGCCTGCCGCCGCGCGGGCCATGCGCCGGTGTTCGTGTTCTCCAGCTCGGTCGCGGTGTTCGGCGATTCGCCCGAGCAGCGGCTGCCTGCGGTGATCGAGGACACCACCCTGCCGACGCCGCAGAACAGCTACGGCATCCAGAAGTTCATCGGCGAGCAGCTGGTGGCGGACTTCACGCGCAAGGGTTTCGTGCAGGGCCGCAACGTTCGGCTCATGACGGTCTCGGTGCGGCCGGGCCGGCCCAACGGTGCGGCCTCGAGCTTTTTGAGCGGCATGCTGCGCGAGCCGCTGGCCGGTGAGCGCGCGCGCTGCCCCGTGGCGCCCGAGACGGCGGTTGCGCTCGCATCGCCCGGCAACACCGTCGCGGGCATCGTGCGCGCGGCCACGGCCAGCGCTGCCGAATGGGGCGCGCGCACCGCCGTCAACCTGCCGGCGCTGACCACCACCGTGCGCGAGATGGCCGGGGCGCTCGAGCGCATCGCCGGCAAGGACGCCACCGGACTGATCGACTGGGAGCCCGATGCAGCCATCGCGAAGATCGTGACCAGTTGGCCCAGCCGCATCCATGCGGCGCGCGCCGAGGCGCTGGGCCTCCAGGCCGACGCGAGCTTCGACGCCATCCTGCGCGACTACGTGCGCGAGAACCCGCAGGCGGTGAAGCTGCCGGTGAAAGGCTGA
- a CDS encoding alpha/beta fold hydrolase: MSDLKTIDTPLLRIGYEEWNPGGTATVVLMHGWPDSTRSWHGVAPSLAEAGWRVLAPALRGFAPTRFLHDGTPRSGQLSALGRDLLDFIDALGLDKPALVGHDWGARAVANACGLRPEVARALVLMSVGYGTNAPGQPMALEQARNYWYHWYMATPRGERTVHDDRIAFTRMMWDTWAPAGWYEKAEFEATAAAFAGDDWARVVLHSYRHRWGYASGDPRYAADDAALDPAPVLPVPTLVLHGAADSCNHPDTSAGKERFFSGPYRRELLDGVGHFPQREAPAAVAAALLRFLPAIA, from the coding sequence GTGAGCGATCTCAAGACCATCGACACGCCGCTGCTTCGCATCGGCTACGAAGAGTGGAACCCCGGCGGTACCGCCACCGTGGTGCTGATGCATGGCTGGCCCGACAGCACGCGCAGCTGGCATGGCGTGGCGCCGAGCCTGGCCGAGGCCGGCTGGCGCGTGCTCGCGCCCGCCCTGCGCGGCTTCGCACCCACGCGCTTCCTGCATGACGGCACGCCGCGCAGCGGCCAGCTCTCCGCGCTCGGGCGGGATCTGCTCGATTTCATCGACGCGCTCGGCCTCGACAAGCCCGCGCTGGTCGGCCACGACTGGGGCGCCCGCGCGGTGGCCAACGCCTGCGGGCTGAGGCCCGAGGTGGCGCGCGCGCTGGTGCTGATGTCGGTCGGCTACGGCACCAATGCGCCAGGCCAGCCGATGGCGCTCGAGCAGGCGCGCAACTACTGGTATCACTGGTACATGGCCACGCCGCGCGGCGAACGCACGGTGCACGACGACCGCATCGCCTTCACCCGGATGATGTGGGACACCTGGGCGCCCGCGGGCTGGTACGAGAAAGCCGAATTCGAGGCCACAGCCGCCGCCTTCGCAGGCGACGACTGGGCGCGGGTGGTGCTGCATTCCTACCGCCACCGCTGGGGCTACGCGTCCGGCGATCCGCGCTATGCGGCGGACGACGCCGCGCTCGATCCGGCGCCGGTGCTGCCCGTGCCCACGCTCGTGCTGCATGGCGCGGCCGACAGCTGCAATCATCCCGATACTTCGGCAGGCAAGGAGCGATTCTTCAGCGGCCCCTACCGCCGCGAACTGCTCGACGGCGTCGGCCACTTCCCGCAGCGCGAAGCGCCCGCGGCGGTGGCGGCCGCGCTGCTGCGCTTCCTGCCCGCCATTGCCTGA
- the ltnD gene encoding L-threonate dehydrogenase, whose amino-acid sequence MTSNTNTPVVGVVGLGAMGSGMAQSLRRAGYEPHVFDVRLDVAHAFARDGGVACDTLAALGGQCDIVVSVVVNAAQTESVLFGDGTTPGCAASMKPGSLFVMCSTVDPNWSVALEARLAAEGILYLDAPISGGAAKAASGQMTMMTAGTPAAYEKAGAVLDAMAAKVYRLGDRAGAGSKVKVINQLLAGVHIAAAAEAMALGLREGVDPAALYEVITHSAGNSWMFENRMAHVLAGDYTPLSAVDIFVKDLGLVLDVARASKFPLPLSSTAHQMFMQASTAGFAREDDSAVIKIFPGIELPAANGKAS is encoded by the coding sequence ATGACTTCCAACACCAACACACCCGTCGTCGGCGTCGTGGGCCTCGGCGCCATGGGCAGCGGCATGGCGCAGTCGCTGCGCCGCGCGGGCTACGAGCCGCATGTGTTCGACGTGCGCCTCGATGTCGCTCACGCCTTTGCGCGCGACGGCGGCGTGGCCTGCGACACGCTGGCCGCACTCGGCGGGCAGTGCGACATCGTGGTATCCGTGGTGGTCAACGCGGCGCAGACGGAGTCGGTGCTGTTCGGCGACGGCACCACGCCCGGCTGCGCGGCGTCGATGAAGCCCGGCAGCCTGTTCGTGATGTGTTCCACCGTCGACCCGAACTGGTCGGTCGCGCTCGAGGCGCGCCTGGCCGCAGAAGGCATCCTGTACCTCGACGCGCCGATCTCCGGCGGCGCCGCCAAGGCCGCGAGCGGCCAGATGACGATGATGACCGCCGGCACGCCAGCGGCCTATGAAAAGGCCGGCGCCGTGCTCGACGCGATGGCGGCCAAGGTCTATCGTCTGGGCGACCGCGCGGGTGCGGGCAGCAAGGTCAAGGTCATCAACCAGCTGCTGGCCGGCGTGCACATTGCCGCGGCCGCCGAGGCCATGGCGCTGGGCCTGCGCGAAGGGGTGGACCCGGCCGCGCTGTACGAAGTCATCACGCACAGCGCGGGCAACAGCTGGATGTTCGAGAACCGCATGGCACACGTGCTGGCGGGCGACTACACGCCGCTGTCGGCCGTCGATATCTTCGTGAAGGACCTGGGCCTGGTGCTCGACGTGGCGCGCGCCAGCAAGTTTCCGCTGCCGCTGTCGTCCACCGCGCACCAGATGTTCATGCAGGCATCGACCGCGGGCTTCGCGCGCGAGGACGACAGCGCGGTCATCAAGATTTTTCCCGGCATCGAACTGCCGGCCGCAAACGGAAAAGCTTCGTGA
- a CDS encoding MFS transporter: MTSSTLPVGALPVSADAALEKRAYAKVFWRLVPFLMLCYVVAYLDRVNVGFAKLQMGQDLGFSETVFGLGAGIFFLGYFLFEVPSNLLLNRVGARIWIARIMITWGVLSVCFVFVETPTSFYILRFLLGVAEAGFYPGVILYLTHWYPAHRRARIIAVFMSAIPVAGIFGNPLSGWIMDAFHGVSSMHGWQWMFIIEAIPAVLVGVMVLLYLDNGIQHARWLSPEEKSLLQREVERDQAHGAKGPHSVGAMFRDMRVWWMALIYFAFVMGQYALTFWLPTLVKATGVKGNLHIGLLSAIPFICAIVAMNLFGRSADRRQERRWHLIVPALMGAIGFTVAASYTQNTVVSLAFLSLAAAGVLTCAPLFWSLPTAFLSGTAAAAGIAAINSVGNLAGFVSPYLIGYLKDLTGSTQIGMYVLAGALVLGAIGVWLTPKQLVNR; encoded by the coding sequence ATGACTTCCTCCACCCTTCCGGTTGGCGCTCTGCCCGTGTCCGCCGACGCCGCGCTCGAAAAGCGCGCCTATGCCAAGGTGTTCTGGCGCCTGGTTCCCTTTTTGATGCTGTGCTACGTGGTCGCGTACCTCGACCGCGTGAACGTGGGCTTTGCCAAGCTGCAGATGGGACAGGACCTGGGCTTCAGCGAAACGGTGTTCGGCCTGGGCGCGGGTATCTTCTTCCTCGGCTACTTCTTGTTCGAGGTGCCGAGCAACCTGCTGCTCAACCGCGTGGGTGCGCGCATCTGGATTGCGCGGATCATGATCACCTGGGGCGTGCTGTCGGTCTGCTTCGTGTTCGTGGAAACGCCGACCAGCTTCTACATCCTGCGCTTCCTGCTCGGCGTGGCGGAGGCGGGTTTCTATCCCGGCGTGATCCTCTACCTGACCCACTGGTATCCGGCGCACCGGCGCGCGCGCATCATCGCGGTCTTCATGTCGGCCATCCCGGTGGCGGGCATCTTCGGCAACCCGCTGTCGGGCTGGATCATGGACGCCTTCCACGGCGTGTCGTCGATGCACGGCTGGCAGTGGATGTTCATCATCGAGGCCATTCCGGCCGTGCTCGTGGGGGTGATGGTGCTGCTCTACCTGGACAACGGCATCCAGCATGCGCGCTGGCTCTCGCCCGAGGAGAAGAGCCTGCTGCAGCGCGAGGTCGAGCGCGACCAGGCGCATGGCGCCAAGGGGCCGCACTCCGTGGGTGCCATGTTCCGCGACATGCGCGTGTGGTGGATGGCGCTCATCTATTTCGCCTTCGTGATGGGCCAGTACGCGCTGACCTTCTGGCTGCCCACGCTGGTCAAGGCCACGGGCGTGAAGGGCAACCTGCACATCGGCCTTTTGAGCGCCATTCCGTTCATCTGCGCGATCGTCGCGATGAACCTCTTCGGCCGCAGCGCCGACCGCCGGCAGGAGCGCCGCTGGCACCTGATCGTGCCCGCGCTGATGGGCGCCATCGGCTTCACGGTGGCCGCGTCGTACACGCAGAATACGGTCGTGTCCCTTGCATTTCTTTCGCTCGCCGCGGCCGGCGTACTGACCTGCGCGCCGCTGTTCTGGTCGCTGCCCACGGCCTTCCTCTCGGGCACGGCGGCGGCCGCCGGCATCGCGGCCATCAACTCGGTGGGCAACCTGGCGGGCTTCGTCAGCCCCTACCTCATCGGCTACCTGAAAGACCTCACCGGCAGCACGCAGATCGGCATGTATGTGCTGGCCGGCGCACTGGTGCTCGGCGCCATTGGCGTGTGGCTCACGCCCAAGCAACTCGTGAATCGCTGA
- a CDS encoding FadR/GntR family transcriptional regulator has product MTARFQSIAPGARLADQVADALAAEVRSGRLSEGDRLPTEAALAEQFGVSRTVVREAVSRLKSLGLLDSRQGSGVYVRAAGVEPLRFEMPHVASREAVIQMVELRRALEAEVAALAAERRTPDDVQRIQEAIGALHAAVAAGGNGAEEDVRFHRAIAEAARNPFLIGTLQYLRQFLHGATRVTRANEARRADFAREVAQEHARIVEAIEAGDPLRAREAAKSHMDNAIRRIEQADPAFWQQEGAQLARPLVEGWPVGS; this is encoded by the coding sequence ATGACCGCCCGCTTCCAATCCATCGCTCCCGGTGCCCGCCTCGCCGACCAGGTGGCCGACGCATTGGCCGCCGAAGTGCGCAGCGGGCGCCTGTCGGAAGGCGACCGCCTGCCGACCGAGGCCGCGCTGGCCGAGCAATTCGGCGTGAGCCGCACCGTGGTGCGCGAGGCGGTGTCGCGGCTCAAGTCGCTGGGGCTGCTCGATTCGCGCCAGGGCAGCGGTGTGTACGTGCGTGCCGCGGGCGTGGAGCCGCTGCGCTTCGAGATGCCTCACGTGGCTTCGCGCGAAGCGGTGATCCAGATGGTCGAGCTGCGCCGCGCGCTCGAAGCCGAGGTGGCCGCGCTCGCGGCCGAACGGCGCACGCCCGACGATGTGCAGCGCATCCAGGAGGCCATCGGCGCGCTGCATGCGGCCGTGGCCGCAGGCGGCAACGGCGCCGAGGAAGACGTGCGCTTTCACCGCGCCATCGCCGAGGCCGCACGCAACCCGTTCCTGATCGGCACGCTGCAATACCTGCGGCAGTTCCTGCATGGCGCCACGCGCGTCACGCGCGCCAACGAGGCGCGCCGGGCCGATTTCGCGCGCGAGGTGGCGCAGGAGCACGCCCGCATCGTCGAGGCCATCGAGGCCGGCGATCCGCTGCGGGCCCGCGAGGCGGCCAAGTCCCACATGGACAACGCGATCCGCCGCATCGAGCAGGCCGATCCCGCGTTCTGGCAGCAGGAGGGCGCGCAGCTCGCGCGGCCGCTGGTCGAAGGCTGGCCGGTCGGCAGCTGA
- the mdeB gene encoding alpha-ketoglutarate dehydrogenase, which yields MNAPISTDQMRALLLDTPLSHDPDPAETAEWRDAFLALAQAHGPQRARQMLVELARLARQQRIGWQPELATPYVNTIAVEDQPPFPGDLAIEERLASLMRWNALAMVARANQAYGELGGHIASYASAADLFETGFNHFFHARKDSGDDAHRGDLVFFQPHSAPGVYARAYLEGRLGEEDLKHYRQELTAPAFTRGSGARGLSSYPHPYLMPDFWQFPTGSMGIGPISSIYHARFMRYLTHRHLLDCEGRKVWGVFGDGEMDEPESMSALTLAAREKLDNLVWVVNCNLQRLDGPVRGNGRIIDELEKLFAGAGWNVIKLIWGSDWDGLFAQDVSGALARVFAETVDGQMQTFAAKDGRFNRDNFFGQNPELARLAEGMTDEQIDRLKRGGHDLVKIHAAYAAAAAHKGRPTVILAHTKKGYGMGSAAQGKMTTHSHKKMGDVDLLEFRDRFSLPLTDAQAIAMDFYRPPEDSAEMQYLRSHRAALGGAMPRRETACDIVPKPDIASYAQFATAAAGKEMSTTMAFVRMLGNLMKDAALGPRIVPIVADEARTFGMANLFKQVGIYSSVGQRYAPEDIGSVLSYREATDGQILEEGISEAGAIASWTAAATSYSVHGLAMLPFYIYYSMFGFQRVGDAIWAAADQRARGFLLGATSGRTTLGGEGLQHQDGSSHLVAATIPNCKAYDPAFAGEMAVIVDAGIREMMVEQKDVFYYVTLMNENYAQPDVPQGAEAGILRGCYRFGVYAPVSGEAKKKVTLMGSGAILTEVVKAAQLLANEGIEAEVFSVTSWSELARDGQACEQRAIAGEKKEAGVPFIAQQLGTGKGPIIAATDYVRAVPESLRAFLPEGRRYLTLGTDGFGRSDTRAALRQFFGVDAGSIARAARYALGTAC from the coding sequence ATGAACGCCCCGATTTCCACCGACCAGATGCGTGCGCTGCTGCTCGACACGCCGCTCTCGCACGACCCCGATCCGGCCGAGACCGCCGAATGGCGCGACGCCTTCCTGGCGCTGGCCCAGGCCCACGGCCCCCAGCGCGCCCGGCAGATGCTGGTGGAACTGGCCCGCCTCGCGCGGCAGCAGCGCATCGGCTGGCAGCCCGAGCTTGCCACGCCCTACGTCAACACCATTGCGGTGGAAGACCAGCCGCCGTTCCCCGGCGACCTCGCCATCGAGGAGCGCCTGGCCTCGCTGATGCGGTGGAACGCCCTCGCGATGGTGGCCAGGGCCAACCAGGCGTATGGCGAACTCGGCGGCCACATCGCGAGCTATGCGAGCGCGGCCGACCTGTTCGAGACCGGCTTCAATCACTTCTTCCATGCGCGCAAGGACTCGGGCGACGATGCGCACCGCGGCGACCTCGTCTTCTTCCAGCCGCACAGCGCGCCCGGCGTCTATGCCCGCGCCTACCTCGAAGGCCGCCTCGGCGAAGAAGACCTCAAGCACTACCGCCAGGAACTCACCGCGCCCGCCTTCACCCGAGGCAGCGGCGCGCGCGGCCTCAGCAGCTACCCGCATCCCTACCTGATGCCGGACTTCTGGCAGTTCCCGACCGGCTCGATGGGCATCGGCCCGATCAGCTCGATCTACCACGCGCGCTTCATGCGCTACCTCACGCACCGCCATCTGCTCGACTGCGAGGGCCGGAAAGTGTGGGGCGTGTTCGGCGACGGCGAGATGGACGAGCCCGAATCGATGAGCGCCCTGACGCTGGCCGCGCGCGAGAAGCTCGACAACCTCGTGTGGGTGGTCAACTGCAACCTGCAGCGCCTGGACGGCCCGGTGCGCGGCAACGGCCGCATCATCGACGAGCTCGAAAAGCTCTTTGCCGGCGCGGGCTGGAACGTCATCAAGCTCATCTGGGGCAGCGACTGGGACGGCCTGTTCGCGCAGGACGTGAGCGGTGCGCTGGCGCGCGTGTTCGCCGAAACCGTCGACGGCCAGATGCAGACCTTCGCGGCCAAGGACGGCCGCTTCAACCGCGACAACTTCTTCGGCCAGAACCCCGAGCTCGCGCGCCTGGCCGAAGGCATGACCGACGAGCAGATCGACCGCCTGAAGCGCGGCGGCCACGACCTCGTGAAGATCCATGCGGCCTACGCCGCCGCGGCCGCGCACAAGGGCCGGCCCACCGTGATCCTCGCCCACACCAAGAAGGGCTACGGCATGGGCAGCGCCGCGCAGGGCAAGATGACCACGCACTCGCACAAGAAGATGGGCGACGTCGATTTGCTCGAATTCCGCGACCGCTTCAGCCTGCCGCTCACCGATGCGCAGGCCATTGCGATGGACTTCTACCGCCCGCCCGAAGACAGCGCCGAGATGCAGTACCTGCGCAGCCACCGCGCCGCGCTCGGCGGCGCCATGCCGCGCCGCGAGACAGCGTGCGACATCGTGCCCAAGCCCGACATCGCAAGCTACGCGCAGTTCGCCACCGCAGCGGCCGGCAAGGAGATGAGCACCACCATGGCCTTCGTGCGCATGCTGGGCAACCTCATGAAGGACGCTGCGCTCGGCCCGCGCATCGTGCCCATCGTGGCCGACGAGGCGCGCACCTTCGGCATGGCCAACCTGTTCAAGCAGGTCGGCATCTATTCGAGCGTGGGCCAGCGCTACGCGCCCGAAGACATCGGCTCGGTGCTGAGCTACCGCGAAGCCACCGACGGCCAGATCCTCGAAGAGGGCATCAGCGAAGCCGGCGCCATTGCCAGCTGGACCGCCGCGGCCACCAGCTACAGCGTGCACGGCCTGGCGATGCTGCCCTTCTACATCTACTATTCGATGTTCGGCTTCCAGCGCGTGGGCGACGCCATCTGGGCCGCGGCCGACCAGCGTGCACGCGGCTTTTTGCTCGGCGCCACCTCGGGCCGCACCACGCTCGGCGGCGAAGGCCTGCAGCACCAGGACGGCAGCAGCCACCTCGTGGCCGCGACCATTCCCAACTGCAAGGCCTACGACCCGGCCTTCGCGGGCGAGATGGCGGTGATCGTCGATGCGGGCATCCGCGAAATGATGGTCGAGCAAAAGGACGTGTTCTATTACGTCACGCTCATGAACGAGAACTACGCGCAGCCCGACGTGCCGCAAGGCGCGGAGGCCGGCATCCTGCGCGGCTGCTATCGCTTCGGCGTGTATGCGCCGGTTTCAGGCGAGGCGAAGAAGAAGGTCACGCTGATGGGCTCGGGCGCGATCCTCACCGAGGTCGTGAAGGCCGCGCAGTTGCTGGCCAACGAAGGCATCGAGGCCGAGGTGTTCAGCGTCACGAGCTGGAGCGAGCTCGCGCGCGACGGGCAGGCTTGCGAGCAGCGCGCGATCGCGGGCGAGAAGAAGGAAGCCGGCGTGCCGTTCATCGCGCAGCAGCTCGGCACCGGCAAGGGCCCGATCATTGCCGCCACCGACTACGTGCGCGCCGTGCCCGAGAGCCTGCGCGCCTTCCTGCCCGAGGGGCGCCGCTACCTCACGCTGGGCACCGACGGGTTCGGGCGCAGCGACACGCGCGCGGCGCTGCGGCAGTTCTTCGGGGTGGATGCGGGGAGCATTGCGCGGGCTGCGCGCTACGCGCTCGGCACCGCCTGTTGA